The Anolis carolinensis isolate JA03-04 chromosome 2, rAnoCar3.1.pri, whole genome shotgun sequence genome has a window encoding:
- the LOC100563458 gene encoding zinc finger protein 232 isoform X4: MAAIQERGSTGFLSPAIKMEVQDSVGPESEDSKERAGLPERGSGREESEQTVKQESKEEPSRTWDAQLERFLRTLQSPSGGETLQQSHPQEPQTMTADDESHLDASHSGKEGTAGKGAVELETGRQHFRMLIYQEAVGPRNFWWNLRNLCRKWLMPERHTKEQILDLVTLEQFLAALPPEMQKWLRGLCPQTCFQAVALAEDFLLNHRGPKGCEGQKMVQG, from the exons ATGGCTGCAATACAAGAAAGAGGCTCCACTGGATTTCTGAGTCCAGCAATAAAAATGGAGGTGCAGGATTCAGTAGGTCCTGAATCAGAAGATTCCAAAGAAAGAGCAGGTCTACCAGAAAGGGGAAGCGGTAGAGAAGAATCAGAACAAACAGTAAAACAGGAGTCAAAAGAAGAGCCATCAAGGACCTGGGATGCTCAGTTGGAAAGGTTTCTGAGAACACTACAGTCTCCTTCTGGAGGGGAAACTCTCCAACAATCTCACCCCCAAGAGCCTCAGACAATGACTGCAGATGATGAAAGCCATCTGGATGCCTCACATTCTGGGAAAGAGGGAACAGCAGGTAAAGGTGCTGTTGAGTTGGAGACGGGGCGCCAGCATTTTCGGATGTTGATCTACCAAGAAGCCGTAGGGCCCAGAAATTTCTGGTGGAATCTCCGAAATCTCTGCCGGAAGTGGCTGATGCCAGAGAGACACACCAAGGAGCAGATCCTGGACCTGGTGAcgctggagcagttcctggctgCCCTGCCCCCAGAAATGCAGAAATGGCTCAGAGGACTCTGTCCCCAGACCTGCTTCCAGGCTGTGGCCCTGGCAGAGGATTTCCTTCTCAATCATCGAGGGCCCAAAGGCTGTGAAGGACAG AAGATGGTGCAGGGCTGA
- the LOC100563458 gene encoding zinc finger and SCAN domain-containing protein 2 isoform X2: MAAIQERGSTGFLSPAIKMEVQDSVGPESEDSKERAGLPERGSGREESEQTVKQESKEEPSRTWDAQLERFLRTLQSPSGGETLQQSHPQEPQTMTADDESHLDASHSGKEGTAGKGAVELETGRQHFRMLIYQEAVGPRNFWWNLRNLCRKWLMPERHTKEQILDLVTLEQFLAALPPEMQKWLRGLCPQTCFQAVALAEDFLLNHRGPKGCEGQITEVFKKEFVNPPEAKDPNMKLLIKVEYKGTGNENVLDGAGLTESEEQNPQHETTEGMEQLMTSRTTDKKNSFLFQSEPDWNKNGANKDSGTFKRKAEDPVVSSQGVYRNTSGAKQEKYEKNGKHFNQDSHLVIQEDPDVEEKRYTCWNCSESFSSSSDLMIHERAHVGEKMYKCFHCGKFERTHKNLVPCRCSHCGNTCWWNQKDEIQTGDKIYTCSKCGEQCSRKSDLLKHERTHRRCSFCGVTFTKDSCLKLHQRIHTGGETYTCQNSEESFSMMGCLIPHEGIHTEICSYCGKRFSQKTELAEHEKTHEAEHTFVPFEVSSELVAHVRTDTEKPFECSVCGKMFENSLQRTAHQKLHKGKKQHTCSSCGKSFTQIKSLIIHKRIHARQNPHKGSMCGENFKNFLNFKCDERIHRSKKLHKCSHCDKTFRWTSDLELHELIHTEEKPFNCSDCGECFNRRSSLLEHSRSHTGQSPFTCSYCGKMFTSNSVLLRHQKFHVAEKVCTCSQCGKTFKQQSDQVEEKASKCPECTRSHDLSSDLVCL, from the exons ATGGCTGCAATACAAGAAAGAGGCTCCACTGGATTTCTGAGTCCAGCAATAAAAATGGAGGTGCAGGATTCAGTAGGTCCTGAATCAGAAGATTCCAAAGAAAGAGCAGGTCTACCAGAAAGGGGAAGCGGTAGAGAAGAATCAGAACAAACAGTAAAACAGGAGTCAAAAGAAGAGCCATCAAGGACCTGGGATGCTCAGTTGGAAAGGTTTCTGAGAACACTACAGTCTCCTTCTGGAGGGGAAACTCTCCAACAATCTCACCCCCAAGAGCCTCAGACAATGACTGCAGATGATGAAAGCCATCTGGATGCCTCACATTCTGGGAAAGAGGGAACAGCAGGTAAAGGTGCTGTTGAGTTGGAGACGGGGCGCCAGCATTTTCGGATGTTGATCTACCAAGAAGCCGTAGGGCCCAGAAATTTCTGGTGGAATCTCCGAAATCTCTGCCGGAAGTGGCTGATGCCAGAGAGACACACCAAGGAGCAGATCCTGGACCTGGTGAcgctggagcagttcctggctgCCCTGCCCCCAGAAATGCAGAAATGGCTCAGAGGACTCTGTCCCCAGACCTGCTTCCAGGCTGTGGCCCTGGCAGAGGATTTCCTTCTCAATCATCGAGGGCCCAAAGGCTGTGAAGGACAG atcACAGAGGTGTTCAAAAAAGAGTTTGTAAATCCCCCTGAAGCAAAGGACCCAAACATGAAACTTCTAATAAAGGTTGAGTACAAAGGTACTGGGAATGAAAATGTGTTGG ATGGTGCAGGGCTGACTGAAAGTGAGGAACAAAACCCCCAACATGAGACTACAGAGGGGATGGAGCAGTTGATGACATCCAGAACAACTGACAAAAAGAACAGTTTCCTATTTCAGAGTGAACCTGATTGGAACAAGAATGGGGCAAACAAAGACAGTGGAACTTTCAAGAGGAAGGCGGAGGATCCAGTTGTTTCATCACAAGGTGTGTACAGAAATACCAGTGGGGCTAAACAAgagaaatatgaaaaaaatgggaaacactttaaccaggactctcacctggtCATTCAGGAAGATCCTGATGTAGAGGAAAAGAGATACACATGTTGGAACTGCAGTGAAAGTTTCAGTAGCAGCTCAGATCTTATGATACACGAGAGAGCCCATGTGGGTGAGAAAATGTATAAATGTTTCCATTGTGGGAAATTTGAGAGAACCCACAAAAATCTGGTGCCGTGTAGGTGTTCACACTGTGGAAATACATGTTGGTGGAACCAAAAAGATGAAATCCAAACAGGAGACAAGATCTACACATGTTCAAAATGTGGGGAACAGTGCAGTCGGAAATCAGACCTTTTAAAGCATGAAAGAACACACAGAAGATGTTCATTCTGTGGGGTGACTTTTACCAAAGACTCCTGTCTCAAACTGCACCAGAGAATCCACACTGGAGGGGAAACATATACATGCCAGAACAGCGAGGAGTCTTTTAGCATGATGGGATGTTTGATACCGCATGAAGGAATCCACACAGAAATATGCTCCTACTGCGGAAAACGTTTCAGTCAGAAAACAGAACTTGCTGAACACGAGAAGACCCATGAAGCAGAACACACATTTGTACCTTTTGAAGTCAGTTCAGAACTAGTTGCACATGTACGAAcagacacagagaaaccatttgaATGCTCAGTCTGTGGGAAGATGTTTGAGAACAGTTTGCAACGCACTGCACACCAGAAACTCCACAAGGGCAAGAAGCAGCACACATGTTCCAGCTGTGGAAAAAGCTTTACCCAGATAAAGAGCCTTATTATTCATAAGAGAATCCATGCAAGACAAAACCCACACAAGGGCTCAATGTGTGGAGAGAACTTCAAAAACTTCCTGAATTTTAAATGTGATGAGAGGATCCACAGAAGTAAGAAACTACATAAATGTTCCCACTGTGACAAAACCTTCAGGTGGACGTCAGATCTTGAATTACATGAATTAATTCACACAGAAGAAAAGCCGTTTAATTGCTCAGATTGTGGAGAATGTTTTAATAGGCGATCCAGTCTTCTTGAACATTCGAGAAGTCACACAGGACAAAGTCCATTTACCTGTTCATACTGTGGGAAAATGTTCACCTCAAACTCTGTTCTTCTACGGCATCAGAAATTCCATGTTGCAGAGAAAGTTTGTACCTGTTCACAGTGTGGGAAAACTTTCAAGCAACAATCAGACCAAGTAGAAGAGAAGGCATCAAAATGTCCTGAGTGCACCAGAAGCCATGATCTAAGTTCAGATCTTGTATGTCTGTAA
- the LOC103278107 gene encoding gastrula zinc finger protein XlCGF26.1 isoform X1, whose translation MAEIQVTGDTGLLDPEFKMEVHDLIGLETEGVKEGAALTKMESSEEEEEIRVKQEPEEEPIRTWDAQLEVFLKTIQSPCSKGETQQQPDLQVPLQITGMSKFVNPSKTKEEPMKIEDEDTGTENVLAGDVQPTEKEEQNPLLESTVEMEQLVTSVKIEDPFLPAQGVYKSEATTWNEGNEAKYDENWKLSSQNFDLIIKYEDLDVEKKRYKCWNCGQSFSSSSDLLIHERTHVGEKVYKCSQCGEYERTHKGQTPHRCSHCGNTFGRNPQDKTQVAEKPCAPSGCVERCSQRLDLLKHEDEIPCKCLVCGEIFRNDSDLKVHQRLHTGDRPYICLDCGKSFSRISHLISHEKIHTEVCSYCGKSFNQKTELAEHEKTHEAEHTFVCFVCGKVFCVSSELAAHVQTHKVKPFECSDCGKAFENSLQLTAHQKVHKVKKQHKCPHCGKSFTQRRSLNIHKKVHAGEKAHKCLMCGKNFTNSLNPKCHERTHTGRKLYKCSHCDRTFRWKSDLVLHELIHTEEKPFKCSDCGDCFNRRSSLLEHSRSHAGQSPFTCSYCGKMFTSNSVLLRHQKFHVAEEVCTCSQCGKTFKQQSGQIQEKVLKCPECTRSHDLSSDLACPQTHEEKKSI comes from the exons ATGGCTGAAATACAAGTAACGGGGGACACCGGATTGCTGGATCCAGAATTTAAAATGGAAGTGCATGATTTAATAGGACTTGAAACAGAAGGGGTCAAAGAAGGAGCAGCTCTCACAAAAATGGAAagtagtgaagaagaagaagaaataagggTAAAACAGGAGCCAGAAGAAGAGCCAATAAGGACTTGGGATGCTCAGTTGGAAGTATTTCTGAAGACAATACAGTCTCCTTGTTCGAAAGGGGAAACCCAGCAACAACCAGACCTTCAAGTCCCCCTCCAG ATCACAGGGATGTCCAAGTTTGTAAATCCCTCCAAGACAAAGGAGGAGCCAATGAAGATTGAGGACGAAGATACTGGTACTGAAAATGTATTGG CAGGTGATGTACAGCCGACTGAAAAGGAGGAACAAAATCCTTTACTTGAGAGTACAGTGGAAATGGAGCAACTGGTTACATCTGTGAAAATTGAGGATCCGTTTCTTCCAGCACAAGGTGTGTACAAAAGTGAAGCCACCACTTGGAATGAGGGTAATGAAGCAAAATATGATGAAAACTGGAAACTTTCTAGTCAAAACTTTGACCTTATTATCAAGTATGAAGATCTTGATGTGGAGAAGAAGCGATACAAATGTTGGaactgtggacagagcttcagtaGCAGCTCAGACCTTCTGATCCACGAGAGAACCCATGTAGGTGAGAAAGTGTATAAATGCTCCCAGTGTGGAGAATATGAGAGAACCCACAAAGGTCAGACGCCACATAGGTGTTCACACTGTGGAAATACATTTGGGAGGAACCCACAAGACAAAACCCAAGTGGCAGAGAAGCCCTGTGCACCTTCAGGATGTGTGGAAAGATGCAGTCAGAGATTAGACCTTCTAAAGCATGAAGATGAGATCCCTTGTAAATGTTTAGTCTGTGGGGAAATATTTAGAAATGACTCTGATCTCAAAGTGCACcagagactccacacaggagataGACCATATATATGTCTGGATTGTGGGAAGTCTTTCAGCAGGATTTCACACTTAATTTCACATGAGAAAATCCACACGGAAGTATGCTCCTACTGTGGAAAAAGTTTCAATCAGAAAACAGAACTTGCTGAACATGAGAAGACCCATGAAGCAGAacacacatttgtatgttttgtttgtgGGAAAGTCTTTTGTGTCAGTTCAGAACTAGCTGCACATGTACAAACTCACAAAGTGAAACCTTTTGAATGCTCAGACTGTGGGAAGGCGTTTGAAAACAGTTTACAACTCACTGCACACCAAAAGGTCCATAAAGTCAAGAAGCAGCATAAATGTCCCCACTGTGGAAAAAGTTTTACCCAGAGACGGAGCCTTAATATTCATAAGAAAGTTCATGCAGGAGAAAAAGCACATAAGTGCTTAATGTGTGGAAAAAACTTCACAAACTCCCTGAATCCTAAATgtcatgaaaggactcacacaggaagGAAACTATATAAATGCTCCCACTGTGACAGAACCTTCAGGTGGAAGTCCGATCTTGTATTACATGAGTTAATTCACACAGAAGAAAAGCCCTTTAAATGCTCAGATTGTGGGGATTGTTTTAATAGGCGATCCAGTCTTCTTGAACATTCAAGAAGTCACGCAGGACAAAGTCCATTTACCTGTTCATACTGTGGGAAAATGTTCACCTCAAACTCTGTTCTTCTACGACATCAGAAATTCCATGTCGCAGAGGAAGTTTGTACTTGTTCACAATGTGGGAAAACTTTCAAGCAACAATCAGGCCAAATACAAGAGAAGGTGTTGAAATGCCCTGAGTGCACCAGAAGCCATGACCTGAGTTCAGATCTTGCATGTCCTCAAACACATGAAGAGAAAAAAAGTATTTGA
- the LOC100563458 gene encoding zinc finger protein 174 isoform X5: MAAIQERGSTGFLSPAIKMEVQDSVGPESEDSKERAGLPERGSGREESEQTVKQESKEEPSRTWDAQLERFLRTLQSPSGGETLQQSHPQEPQTMTADDESHLDASHSGKEGTAGKGAVELETGRQHFRMLIYQEAVGPRNFWWNLRNLCRKWLMPERHTKEQILDLVTLEQFLAALPPEMQKWLRGLCPQTCFQAVALAEDFLLNHRGPKGCEGQMVQG, from the exons ATGGCTGCAATACAAGAAAGAGGCTCCACTGGATTTCTGAGTCCAGCAATAAAAATGGAGGTGCAGGATTCAGTAGGTCCTGAATCAGAAGATTCCAAAGAAAGAGCAGGTCTACCAGAAAGGGGAAGCGGTAGAGAAGAATCAGAACAAACAGTAAAACAGGAGTCAAAAGAAGAGCCATCAAGGACCTGGGATGCTCAGTTGGAAAGGTTTCTGAGAACACTACAGTCTCCTTCTGGAGGGGAAACTCTCCAACAATCTCACCCCCAAGAGCCTCAGACAATGACTGCAGATGATGAAAGCCATCTGGATGCCTCACATTCTGGGAAAGAGGGAACAGCAGGTAAAGGTGCTGTTGAGTTGGAGACGGGGCGCCAGCATTTTCGGATGTTGATCTACCAAGAAGCCGTAGGGCCCAGAAATTTCTGGTGGAATCTCCGAAATCTCTGCCGGAAGTGGCTGATGCCAGAGAGACACACCAAGGAGCAGATCCTGGACCTGGTGAcgctggagcagttcctggctgCCCTGCCCCCAGAAATGCAGAAATGGCTCAGAGGACTCTGTCCCCAGACCTGCTTCCAGGCTGTGGCCCTGGCAGAGGATTTCCTTCTCAATCATCGAGGGCCCAAAGGCTGTGAAGGACAG ATGGTGCAGGGCTGA
- the LOC100563458 gene encoding zinc finger protein 232 isoform X3: MAAIQERGSTGFLSPAIKMEVQDSVGPESEDSKERAGLPERGSGREESEQTVKQESKEEPSRTWDAQLERFLRTLQSPSGGETLQQSHPQEPQTMTADDESHLDASHSGKEGTAGKGAVELETGRQHFRMLIYQEAVGPRNFWWNLRNLCRKWLMPERHTKEQILDLVTLEQFLAALPPEMQKWLRGLCPQTCFQAVALAEDFLLNHRGPKGCEGQEQLESLLE; encoded by the exons ATGGCTGCAATACAAGAAAGAGGCTCCACTGGATTTCTGAGTCCAGCAATAAAAATGGAGGTGCAGGATTCAGTAGGTCCTGAATCAGAAGATTCCAAAGAAAGAGCAGGTCTACCAGAAAGGGGAAGCGGTAGAGAAGAATCAGAACAAACAGTAAAACAGGAGTCAAAAGAAGAGCCATCAAGGACCTGGGATGCTCAGTTGGAAAGGTTTCTGAGAACACTACAGTCTCCTTCTGGAGGGGAAACTCTCCAACAATCTCACCCCCAAGAGCCTCAGACAATGACTGCAGATGATGAAAGCCATCTGGATGCCTCACATTCTGGGAAAGAGGGAACAGCAGGTAAAGGTGCTGTTGAGTTGGAGACGGGGCGCCAGCATTTTCGGATGTTGATCTACCAAGAAGCCGTAGGGCCCAGAAATTTCTGGTGGAATCTCCGAAATCTCTGCCGGAAGTGGCTGATGCCAGAGAGACACACCAAGGAGCAGATCCTGGACCTGGTGAcgctggagcagttcctggctgCCCTGCCCCCAGAAATGCAGAAATGGCTCAGAGGACTCTGTCCCCAGACCTGCTTCCAGGCTGTGGCCCTGGCAGAGGATTTCCTTCTCAATCATCGAGGGCCCAAAGGCTGTGAAGGACAG gagcaacttgagtcgcttctggagtga
- the LOC100563458 gene encoding zinc finger and SCAN domain-containing protein 2 isoform X1 produces the protein MAAIQERGSTGFLSPAIKMEVQDSVGPESEDSKERAGLPERGSGREESEQTVKQESKEEPSRTWDAQLERFLRTLQSPSGGETLQQSHPQEPQTMTADDESHLDASHSGKEGTAGKGAVELETGRQHFRMLIYQEAVGPRNFWWNLRNLCRKWLMPERHTKEQILDLVTLEQFLAALPPEMQKWLRGLCPQTCFQAVALAEDFLLNHRGPKGCEGQITEVFKKEFVNPPEAKDPNMKLLIKVEYKGTGNENVLEDGAGLTESEEQNPQHETTEGMEQLMTSRTTDKKNSFLFQSEPDWNKNGANKDSGTFKRKAEDPVVSSQGVYRNTSGAKQEKYEKNGKHFNQDSHLVIQEDPDVEEKRYTCWNCSESFSSSSDLMIHERAHVGEKMYKCFHCGKFERTHKNLVPCRCSHCGNTCWWNQKDEIQTGDKIYTCSKCGEQCSRKSDLLKHERTHRRCSFCGVTFTKDSCLKLHQRIHTGGETYTCQNSEESFSMMGCLIPHEGIHTEICSYCGKRFSQKTELAEHEKTHEAEHTFVPFEVSSELVAHVRTDTEKPFECSVCGKMFENSLQRTAHQKLHKGKKQHTCSSCGKSFTQIKSLIIHKRIHARQNPHKGSMCGENFKNFLNFKCDERIHRSKKLHKCSHCDKTFRWTSDLELHELIHTEEKPFNCSDCGECFNRRSSLLEHSRSHTGQSPFTCSYCGKMFTSNSVLLRHQKFHVAEKVCTCSQCGKTFKQQSDQVEEKASKCPECTRSHDLSSDLVCL, from the exons ATGGCTGCAATACAAGAAAGAGGCTCCACTGGATTTCTGAGTCCAGCAATAAAAATGGAGGTGCAGGATTCAGTAGGTCCTGAATCAGAAGATTCCAAAGAAAGAGCAGGTCTACCAGAAAGGGGAAGCGGTAGAGAAGAATCAGAACAAACAGTAAAACAGGAGTCAAAAGAAGAGCCATCAAGGACCTGGGATGCTCAGTTGGAAAGGTTTCTGAGAACACTACAGTCTCCTTCTGGAGGGGAAACTCTCCAACAATCTCACCCCCAAGAGCCTCAGACAATGACTGCAGATGATGAAAGCCATCTGGATGCCTCACATTCTGGGAAAGAGGGAACAGCAGGTAAAGGTGCTGTTGAGTTGGAGACGGGGCGCCAGCATTTTCGGATGTTGATCTACCAAGAAGCCGTAGGGCCCAGAAATTTCTGGTGGAATCTCCGAAATCTCTGCCGGAAGTGGCTGATGCCAGAGAGACACACCAAGGAGCAGATCCTGGACCTGGTGAcgctggagcagttcctggctgCCCTGCCCCCAGAAATGCAGAAATGGCTCAGAGGACTCTGTCCCCAGACCTGCTTCCAGGCTGTGGCCCTGGCAGAGGATTTCCTTCTCAATCATCGAGGGCCCAAAGGCTGTGAAGGACAG atcACAGAGGTGTTCAAAAAAGAGTTTGTAAATCCCCCTGAAGCAAAGGACCCAAACATGAAACTTCTAATAAAGGTTGAGTACAAAGGTACTGGGAATGAAAATGTGTTGG AAGATGGTGCAGGGCTGACTGAAAGTGAGGAACAAAACCCCCAACATGAGACTACAGAGGGGATGGAGCAGTTGATGACATCCAGAACAACTGACAAAAAGAACAGTTTCCTATTTCAGAGTGAACCTGATTGGAACAAGAATGGGGCAAACAAAGACAGTGGAACTTTCAAGAGGAAGGCGGAGGATCCAGTTGTTTCATCACAAGGTGTGTACAGAAATACCAGTGGGGCTAAACAAgagaaatatgaaaaaaatgggaaacactttaaccaggactctcacctggtCATTCAGGAAGATCCTGATGTAGAGGAAAAGAGATACACATGTTGGAACTGCAGTGAAAGTTTCAGTAGCAGCTCAGATCTTATGATACACGAGAGAGCCCATGTGGGTGAGAAAATGTATAAATGTTTCCATTGTGGGAAATTTGAGAGAACCCACAAAAATCTGGTGCCGTGTAGGTGTTCACACTGTGGAAATACATGTTGGTGGAACCAAAAAGATGAAATCCAAACAGGAGACAAGATCTACACATGTTCAAAATGTGGGGAACAGTGCAGTCGGAAATCAGACCTTTTAAAGCATGAAAGAACACACAGAAGATGTTCATTCTGTGGGGTGACTTTTACCAAAGACTCCTGTCTCAAACTGCACCAGAGAATCCACACTGGAGGGGAAACATATACATGCCAGAACAGCGAGGAGTCTTTTAGCATGATGGGATGTTTGATACCGCATGAAGGAATCCACACAGAAATATGCTCCTACTGCGGAAAACGTTTCAGTCAGAAAACAGAACTTGCTGAACACGAGAAGACCCATGAAGCAGAACACACATTTGTACCTTTTGAAGTCAGTTCAGAACTAGTTGCACATGTACGAAcagacacagagaaaccatttgaATGCTCAGTCTGTGGGAAGATGTTTGAGAACAGTTTGCAACGCACTGCACACCAGAAACTCCACAAGGGCAAGAAGCAGCACACATGTTCCAGCTGTGGAAAAAGCTTTACCCAGATAAAGAGCCTTATTATTCATAAGAGAATCCATGCAAGACAAAACCCACACAAGGGCTCAATGTGTGGAGAGAACTTCAAAAACTTCCTGAATTTTAAATGTGATGAGAGGATCCACAGAAGTAAGAAACTACATAAATGTTCCCACTGTGACAAAACCTTCAGGTGGACGTCAGATCTTGAATTACATGAATTAATTCACACAGAAGAAAAGCCGTTTAATTGCTCAGATTGTGGAGAATGTTTTAATAGGCGATCCAGTCTTCTTGAACATTCGAGAAGTCACACAGGACAAAGTCCATTTACCTGTTCATACTGTGGGAAAATGTTCACCTCAAACTCTGTTCTTCTACGGCATCAGAAATTCCATGTTGCAGAGAAAGTTTGTACCTGTTCACAGTGTGGGAAAACTTTCAAGCAACAATCAGACCAAGTAGAAGAGAAGGCATCAAAATGTCCTGAGTGCACCAGAAGCCATGATCTAAGTTCAGATCTTGTATGTCTGTAA
- the LOC103278107 gene encoding gastrula zinc finger protein XlCGF26.1 isoform X2 — protein sequence MAEIQVTGDTGLLDPEFKMEVHDLIGLETEGVKEGAALTKMESSEEEEEIRVKQEPEEEPIRTWDAQLEVFLKTIQSPCSKGETQQQPDLQVPLQITGMSKFVNPSKTKEEPMKIEDEDTGTENVLGDVQPTEKEEQNPLLESTVEMEQLVTSVKIEDPFLPAQGVYKSEATTWNEGNEAKYDENWKLSSQNFDLIIKYEDLDVEKKRYKCWNCGQSFSSSSDLLIHERTHVGEKVYKCSQCGEYERTHKGQTPHRCSHCGNTFGRNPQDKTQVAEKPCAPSGCVERCSQRLDLLKHEDEIPCKCLVCGEIFRNDSDLKVHQRLHTGDRPYICLDCGKSFSRISHLISHEKIHTEVCSYCGKSFNQKTELAEHEKTHEAEHTFVCFVCGKVFCVSSELAAHVQTHKVKPFECSDCGKAFENSLQLTAHQKVHKVKKQHKCPHCGKSFTQRRSLNIHKKVHAGEKAHKCLMCGKNFTNSLNPKCHERTHTGRKLYKCSHCDRTFRWKSDLVLHELIHTEEKPFKCSDCGDCFNRRSSLLEHSRSHAGQSPFTCSYCGKMFTSNSVLLRHQKFHVAEEVCTCSQCGKTFKQQSGQIQEKVLKCPECTRSHDLSSDLACPQTHEEKKSI from the exons ATGGCTGAAATACAAGTAACGGGGGACACCGGATTGCTGGATCCAGAATTTAAAATGGAAGTGCATGATTTAATAGGACTTGAAACAGAAGGGGTCAAAGAAGGAGCAGCTCTCACAAAAATGGAAagtagtgaagaagaagaagaaataagggTAAAACAGGAGCCAGAAGAAGAGCCAATAAGGACTTGGGATGCTCAGTTGGAAGTATTTCTGAAGACAATACAGTCTCCTTGTTCGAAAGGGGAAACCCAGCAACAACCAGACCTTCAAGTCCCCCTCCAG ATCACAGGGATGTCCAAGTTTGTAAATCCCTCCAAGACAAAGGAGGAGCCAATGAAGATTGAGGACGAAGATACTGGTACTGAAAATGTATTGG GTGATGTACAGCCGACTGAAAAGGAGGAACAAAATCCTTTACTTGAGAGTACAGTGGAAATGGAGCAACTGGTTACATCTGTGAAAATTGAGGATCCGTTTCTTCCAGCACAAGGTGTGTACAAAAGTGAAGCCACCACTTGGAATGAGGGTAATGAAGCAAAATATGATGAAAACTGGAAACTTTCTAGTCAAAACTTTGACCTTATTATCAAGTATGAAGATCTTGATGTGGAGAAGAAGCGATACAAATGTTGGaactgtggacagagcttcagtaGCAGCTCAGACCTTCTGATCCACGAGAGAACCCATGTAGGTGAGAAAGTGTATAAATGCTCCCAGTGTGGAGAATATGAGAGAACCCACAAAGGTCAGACGCCACATAGGTGTTCACACTGTGGAAATACATTTGGGAGGAACCCACAAGACAAAACCCAAGTGGCAGAGAAGCCCTGTGCACCTTCAGGATGTGTGGAAAGATGCAGTCAGAGATTAGACCTTCTAAAGCATGAAGATGAGATCCCTTGTAAATGTTTAGTCTGTGGGGAAATATTTAGAAATGACTCTGATCTCAAAGTGCACcagagactccacacaggagataGACCATATATATGTCTGGATTGTGGGAAGTCTTTCAGCAGGATTTCACACTTAATTTCACATGAGAAAATCCACACGGAAGTATGCTCCTACTGTGGAAAAAGTTTCAATCAGAAAACAGAACTTGCTGAACATGAGAAGACCCATGAAGCAGAacacacatttgtatgttttgtttgtgGGAAAGTCTTTTGTGTCAGTTCAGAACTAGCTGCACATGTACAAACTCACAAAGTGAAACCTTTTGAATGCTCAGACTGTGGGAAGGCGTTTGAAAACAGTTTACAACTCACTGCACACCAAAAGGTCCATAAAGTCAAGAAGCAGCATAAATGTCCCCACTGTGGAAAAAGTTTTACCCAGAGACGGAGCCTTAATATTCATAAGAAAGTTCATGCAGGAGAAAAAGCACATAAGTGCTTAATGTGTGGAAAAAACTTCACAAACTCCCTGAATCCTAAATgtcatgaaaggactcacacaggaagGAAACTATATAAATGCTCCCACTGTGACAGAACCTTCAGGTGGAAGTCCGATCTTGTATTACATGAGTTAATTCACACAGAAGAAAAGCCCTTTAAATGCTCAGATTGTGGGGATTGTTTTAATAGGCGATCCAGTCTTCTTGAACATTCAAGAAGTCACGCAGGACAAAGTCCATTTACCTGTTCATACTGTGGGAAAATGTTCACCTCAAACTCTGTTCTTCTACGACATCAGAAATTCCATGTCGCAGAGGAAGTTTGTACTTGTTCACAATGTGGGAAAACTTTCAAGCAACAATCAGGCCAAATACAAGAGAAGGTGTTGAAATGCCCTGAGTGCACCAGAAGCCATGACCTGAGTTCAGATCTTGCATGTCCTCAAACACATGAAGAGAAAAAAAGTATTTGA